From one Coffea eugenioides isolate CCC68of chromosome 11, Ceug_1.0, whole genome shotgun sequence genomic stretch:
- the LOC113751675 gene encoding uncharacterized protein LOC113751675 — protein MTSEGIVVGNLHGLGIATSTHKRSKSFPDKKGLGDENLDHSVEASHSLKSDLGHLDDCVTSKKKQSSNAEVQISLRREIMQLEKRLQDQMAVRCALEKALGYKCSSHSVATDVLMPKPATELIKEIAVLEVEVGHLEQYLLSLYRKAFDQQISSLSPSAKDDRVKSPLTTPRRRRLEFSTSEITSEKANLSAQENQFVSNPRKETSCSGEENPSDSNVHRCYSTLSQSSTLSTKTSPPAEPLGKALRACHSQPLSMTEYAQNASSNVISLAEHLGTRISDHISETPNKISEDMIKCMSTIFSKLADPPLTNHGLSSPTSSLSSISAFSPKDQCDMWSPGFRNDSSFDVRLDNPFHVEGLKEFSGPYSTMVEVQCIYRDNEKLGDIEHLLQNYRSLISRLEEIEPRKMTNEEKLAFWINIHNALVMHAFLAYGIPQNNMKRIFLLLKAAYNVGGHIVSADVIQNTILGCRMSRPGQWLRMLLPSRTKFKAGDERQAYAIERTEPLLHFALCSGSHSDPAVRVYTPIRVIPELEEAKEEYIRATFGVRKDQKIVLPKLVEAFAKDSGLCPAAVLEMIQKSLPESLRKSIKKCQLGKSRKCIEWVAHNFAFRYLIMKELVK, from the exons ATGACTTCTGAAGGGATTGTTGTTGGTAATTTACACGGGCTGGGAATTGCTACCTCTACACACAAACGTTCAAAGAG CTTCCCAGATAAGAAAGGACTTGGGGATGAAAACTTGGATCATTCTGTTGAAGCCTCTCATAGTTTGAAATCG GATCTGGGGCACTTGGATGACTGTGTCACGAGCAAGAAGAAGCAATCATCCAATGCTGAAGTCCAAATTTCTTTGAGACgagag ATAATGCAGCTGGAGAAAAGGTTACAAGACCAAATGGCAGTTCGATGTGCCTTGGAGAAAGCTTTGGGTTATAAATGTTCCTCCCACAGCGTAGCAACTGACGTCTTAATGCCTAAG CCAGCCACAGAACTTATTAAAGAAATTGCAGTGTTAGAGGTGGAAGTTGGGCATTTGGAACAATATCTTCTTTCACTATACAGGAAAGCATTTGATCAGCAAATATCTTCTTTATCTCCATCTGCAAAAGATGATAGGGTAAAGTCACCCTTGACTACCCCAAGACGAAGGCGGCTAGAGTTTTCAACATCGGAAATTACGTCAGAGAAGGCAAATCTTTCAGCTCAAGAAAATCAGTTTGTTTCCAATCCACGGAAAGAAACCAGTTGTTCAGGAGAGGAGAACCCATCAGATTCCAATGTGCATCGTTGTTATTCTACGCTATCTCAAAGCTCAACTCTATCAACCAAAACTTCTCCTCCTGCAGAGCCATTGGGAAAAGCTCTGCGAGCTTGTCATTCTCAACCGTTGTCCATGACGGAG TACGCACAAAATGCTTCTTCAAATGTCATCAGTTTGGCAGAGCATCTTGGTACCCGCATTTCTGATCATATTTCAGAGACACCAAACAAAATTTCTGAGGATATGATTAAGTGTATGTCAACAATATTTAGCAAGCTTGCTGATCCACCCCTGACAAATCACGGCCTCTCATCTCCCACTTCATCCTTGTCATCAATAAGTGCATTTTCTCCAAAGGATCAATGTGACATGTGGAGCCCAGGGTTTAGAAATGACTCATCGTTCGATGTTCGATTGGATAATCCTTTCCACGTAGAAGGGTTGAAAGAATTTAGCGGACCTTACAGCACAATGGTTGAAGTTCAATGTATATACAGAGATAATGAGAAATTGGGTGACATTGAACACCTTTTACAAAATTATAG ATCTCTTATTTCAAGATTAGAAGAAATAGAGCCCAGAAAGATGACAAATGAGGAGAAACTAGCATTCTGGATCAACATACACAATGCATTGGTTATGCAT GCATTTTTGGCTTACGGGATCCCACAAAACAATATGAAGAGAATTTTTCTACTACTGAAG GCTGCTTACAACGTTGGAGGTCACATAGTAAGTGCAGATGTGATACAAAATACAATCTTGGGATGTCGAATGTCACGTCCTGGACAG TGGCTTCGGATGTTACTCCCTTCAAGAACAAAATTTAAAGCAGGAGATGAGCGGCAAGCATATGCAATTGAGCGCACAGAACCACTCCTACATTTCGCACTTTGTTCTGGGAGCCACTCAGATCCTGCG GTCCGTGTTTACACCCCCATTAGAGTAATTCCAGAGCTGGAAGAAGCGAAAGAGGAATATATTAGGGCTACCTTTGGTGTTAGGAAGGATCAGAAAATCGTTTTGCCTAAACTAGTAGAGGCCTTTGCCAAGGACTCAGGTCTGTGTCCTGCTGCAGTGCTGGAAATGATCCAAAAGTCTTTACCGGAGTCTCTGAGGAAAAGCATCAAGAAATGTCAGCTTGGGAAGTCTCGCAAGTGCATTGAGTGGGTTGCGCATAATTTTGCTTTTCGGTATCTGATAATGAAGGAGCTAGTGAAGTGA
- the LOC113751677 gene encoding STS14 protein gives MARFLLLLLAISLIAIGHGSSAQVPAPSNNASQEYLDAHNQARSEVGVPPLKWSEALAKSASLMARYQRDRQNCTFANLTTSKYGGNQLWAGGLAMTPRMAVGTWVAEKKFYDHANNTCAADHRCGVYTQVVWKNSLELGCAQAQCVKQQSSLTICFYNPPGNVVGERPY, from the coding sequence ATGGCTAGATTCCTACTGCTTTTACTTGCAATAAGTCTGATAGCCATTGGCCACGGATCTTCAGCTCAAGTTCCGGCGCCATCCAACAATGCCAGTCAAGAATACCTGGATGCGCATAATCAAGCAAGGTCTGAAGTGGGAGTTCCCCCTCTGAAGTGGAGTGAGGCCCTGGCCAAATCCGCAAGTCTAATGGCAAGGTACCAAAGAGACCGACAAAATTGCACTTTTGCAAACTTAACCACCAGCAAATATGGCGGGAACCAGTTATGGGCTGGTGGGTTGGCGATGACACCTCGCATGGCCGTGGGGACTTGGGTTGCCGAGAAGAAGTTCTATGACCATGCCAACAATACTTGTGCAGCGGACCACCGGTGCGGAGTCTACACCCAGGTTGTGTGGAAGAATTCATTGGAATTGGGGTGTGCTCAAGCTCAATGTGTCAAGCAGCAGTCCAGTTTAACCATCTGTTTCTACAATCCACCCGGAAACGTGGTAGGAGAGCGACCCTACTAG
- the LOC113754345 gene encoding uncharacterized protein LOC113754345, which produces MGICSSCESTNVATAKLILHDGRLQEFSYPVKVSYVLQTNPACFICNSDEMEFGDVVSAISDDEVLQPGQLYFALPLNRLKHRLLPEEMAALAVKASSALGNSGGEKCGCRKKRTLEVSCQDYRSRKVGDYGDDGLRRGRKGGDGGGRRRKYTAILSAIPE; this is translated from the coding sequence ATGGGCATATGCAGTTCTTGCGAGTCCACGAATGTGGCTACTGCCAAGTTAATACTGCACGACGGAAGGCTTCAAGAATTCTCCTACCCGGTTAAGGTTTCTTACGTGCTACAGACGAATCCCGCCTGTTTCATATGCAACTCCGACGAGATGGAATTTGGCGATGTCGTTTCCGCCATAAGCGATGACGAGGTGCTTCAACCGGGTCAGCTGTATTTTGCCTTGCCTTTGAACCGGCTGAAGCACCGGCTTCTCCCGGAAGAGATGGCGGCATTGGCCGTCAAGGCCAGCTCTGCGCTGGGCAATAGCGGTGGCGAGAAATGCGGATGTCGGAAGAAGAGGACCTTGGAGGTGTCTTGCCAGGATTATCGGTCGAGAAAGGTGGGAGATTATGGGGACGATGGGTTGAGAAGAGGGAGGAAAGGAGGCGACGGTGGTGGGAGGAGAAGGAAATACACGGCGATATTAAGTGCGATACCCGAGTAG